Genomic DNA from Paenibacillus sp. MBLB1832:
GTAAACCGCTTGCTCTTGCCATGGCGGATCCCGTTCGTTAACCCTTCAATTAATGCAAAATATATCAAGTTTTTATGAAGTGGAATAAGATTCAACCCATCTTCGATCTGATCGATAATGTCGACATCGACGAGCACCTCGGTTTCATGCAGAACTCGCCTTAGCAGCACTGCGATACGTTCGGACCAGTCCTCATCCTTTAACATACGTACCGATCCGCGAATGTCATCCAGTCCTTTACGCACCAGTTCTTCGGCTGTGGCAATCATTTGTTTGGCTTTTACGATGTCTTTGTTCATAAACAGCTTGCCGGCTTCCAACTGCACGATGGACGTCGTTAACGTGTGTCCCACTACGTCATGCATTTGTTGGGCGATCCGGTTGCGCTCCTCCAAAGCTGACATTTCGGACATGACCACACTGCTTTCCCTTATGGAATGGACGAGCCGCTTGTGCGTTTGCTCGAGTTCCTCGGTTCGTTCATGTACTTTGCGCTCCAGGCTCGTATTCAAGGCAACGATTTCCTTCTGCATCAGCCAGTATCTTCGGGCCATAATTGCCGTAAAGGCAAGCGCGAGCGCGCTGCTCGAGGCGATCCCCCCGTTTTGGTATGAAAAAGCAATACTGTACGCCAAATCCAAAAAATTGACGGTGTAACCGAATAAGAAAAAGGCGTATTCCATATTTGCCGGATTTCGGCGGATCGACAGAATCAGGACTACGACAACCGACAGCCAGATCAGCTGAACGATCATCGCCATAATGCCTTCCTCAAAAAGCCGATACGTATCAGGGCGAAGTGTCATGATCGTCACCACGATAAAGCAAAGTAAGGCGTAACCCTGCCATAGTCGACGAATAAAGAGCTTATATGCGGGATGCACGATTTTCTCCAAGAACAGCAATGAGAACAAAGGCCATCCTATCGCACCGACCAAGCTAAGGTAGTAATAAAGCTCAGGTGAAAAATAAAACAAATGCTTAGCGTTCATCCGCACTAGAAACAGCAAAGACAAGCTCCAAGCAAACAACGAAAATATAAGATAAAGCCTCTCCTTGGGATAAACCATGAATAAGCCAATCGCAACAAGCCCTATAAACACCATAATCATGAAGCCGATGATAAGCTTTAAATCATTTTCGAAAAAATATTCTACCATGCTGGCACGCTCGCCGATTTCAAAAGCGTACGGCAATGCACCCGGCCGGTCTACACTAAACAGTACGGTATGCCCAAGATCTTCGTTTCCTAAAGGGATCGAAGACCACTCAATTACGAATCTCGCATCTTCGGCATGCCGGTTTGCCGCATGAACCTCCGTTGCCCCAGCTCGATGAACCGTTAATTCCGGAACGGAGGGATAAATCACAAGCTCCGGCGCTTTCCACGACTTGTCCGGCACATTGATTTTCATCCATAACCGCTGTTGCTGAGCTAAGCTGCCAGGCTTTTCTGGCGAGGAACGCCACTGGGTTTCCGCTGGTGTCTCTATACTCCATTGATAGCTGACTTGATCCGAATTGATCGCAATGAGATCGGCAGGCTTTGACGGTTGGCTAAGTTGAAGCAGGCCATAGACGAACATGAGAAAGCAAATCGCCCCGACGAACACCATACTATGAAAAGCGATGTAAGATACTTTTTTCATTTCTCGTCCATCAGCTCCTTCAACAAAACCAACGCATGGGCACGGTCGCTTGTCCCTAGTTTATTGTAAATAGCGCTGATATAATTGCGTGTCGTTCCTTCACTGATAAACAACGCAGCAGCGATTTGCCGATTGTTCCATCCCTTGACCAGCAGCCGGATAATTTCTTCTTCCCGCTCGGTGAAGCCGAAATCTCGGTTTTTCATCCTTTCTTTGTCGAGTTCATCCTTCAGGTTGGACGAAAGCCGATGAAGTCGCTCCGCCAGTTTGGTCGCAATCGCGGCTGGCAGAACAAGTTCCCCCGATATGGCATCGCGGATCATCGCTACTAATCTCTCTCCTCGGATGTCCTTTAGAAGGAATCCCTTGGCACCATGAGCCATGCATTCTACAATGATATCTGCATCCGCAAATGTAGATAAAATTAAAATTATCGTGTCGGGATATAAGGACATCATTCTTTTCGTCGTTTCCACACCGTTCATAACCGGCATTTGTACGTCCATCAATACGACATCTGGACGGACGTTTTGGATGAGTTCCAAAGCTTTAACGCCATTTTCCGCCGTTCCCACGACTTCCATGTCGTCCTGGAAGTTAATGATCGTCATCAACCCGTCGACAAGTAACCTTTGATCGTCAACTATCATTAATTTGTATGTCATGTCTGCCTCCTTGCAGGCGGTGTGTCCGCTTGTAAAATTAAAACAATTGTACTATCGATACACCATTTATTGCACGATCTTTTTGTTTGCAAAACACCAAAAAAGGGCTGCAACAGGTCATATGCACACAACCTGTCACAGCCCTTCAACCCGCGTCCGACGCGGCTCCCTAGCTCTTACTCCTCACCCGTCGCAATCGGGTTATCTTCCCACGAGATCCAGTCGCTCCAGCTTCCGCTGTAGAGCTTCACGTTCTTATAGCCCGCTTCGCTGAGGCCCAGCACGTTCGGGCACGCCGTCACGCCGGAGCCGCAGTAGACGATGATTTCATCGGCTTCGCGCAGCGCGGCAAAGTGCTCTTCCTGCTTCGCAGCAGACAACCAGGCGCCGTTCTCGTCGAGAACGCCCCTCCAGAAGTAGCTGCGCGCACCAGGGATGTGGCCCGCCACCGCATCGATCGGCTCTTCCAAGCCGAGGTAGCGGCGCTCCTCGCGGGAATCAACCAGCACGGTGCCAGGGCGACCGAGCTTGTCTTTGACCTCGTCCATGCTAGCCAGCATGGAGCGGTGCACCTTCGGCGAGAACGTGCGCGGGTAAACCGCAGGCACTTCGGCCGAGACAGGGTAGCCCGCTGCTTTCCAAGCGGTGTACCCTTGATCCAAAACGTAGACCTCGGAATGCCCGAGGAATTTCAGCATCCACCATAGGCGCGAAGCCATCGCGCCGCCTTGGTCGTCGTAGGCGACGACCGTTTTGGTTCCATCGATGCCGAGGCTGCCGACGAGGATGGAGAAAGCGCCGAGATCCGGAAGCGGATGACGGCCGCCGTGGGCCATTTTGCCACCAGACAGATCCTTCTCCAAGTCAACATACACGGCACCCGCGATGTGGTCCTGCTCATATTGCTCACGGCCGAAATCCGGCTTCCCCAGTGCAAAGCGGCAATCCGCAATAACGATATTTGCATCTCCAAGCTGCCCTAGCAGCCACGACTGACTTACGATATTTTCCACGATTTCCGCCACCTTCCCAAACTATAATCATTAATCGCCCCAGCCCACTTGTTGAATTCACTGAATTTGCCTGCCAATCATTGCGATCTCCACCTATTTTATCCTAAATGGCTTGCGAGCGGAAGTTATCCTTTGCCGTTGCCAATCTCGGTAAATATGCGGGTTAATTTGACATACTCGGAATACTTTCCAACTCTTTCGATCAAAATAAGGCCAAAGTTAGTCGAGGTGGAATTATGCAGCAGTGGACAAATGTGGGGTTGGGCCAGGGTATGGAACATGATTTGAAACACATTCAATCGATTTGCCTCAGCAGTGATTTTCATGTGAGGAAACTCAATTCCTTTGTGGCCTGCTATGTTGAAACCCTAGTATCCAGGAAAGAAATCGATGAGAAATTGTTTGAATTGAGCAGCTTGAATTCAGGGAGTATCGCTGGTTTGCAAGCTGTATTGAGAAGTTTTGAAACCTCCGAGGTTCAAGATCTGGATACATGTATGGTGAAGCTATTTGACGGCTGGATGATCTTGCTATTTGAACAAGGGTATCCGCTAGCCATCAACACCTATAAAGTCAATGAACGTGCTATTACTCCTTCTCTTATTGAAGGAACGCTTCTAGGATCGCAGGAAAGCTTCGTTGAATCCTCTAACACCAATATCAGTATACTGAGGAAAAATGTAAAATCACCACATTTAAAGTTGGAGCGCATTCAAATCGGCCAACAGTCCCAAACAACCGTTTCCTGGCTGTGGATGGCGGGCCTTGTTGAACCTTCAACCCTATCAGAGCTGGAAAACAGACTGCATAAGGTAGATACTGATTTCATTAATTGCTTGATTCTTAGCGAGAGCTTAGCCGATCAACCTTACTCCATATTCCCAACTTACGTCTCCACCATCATGCCGGGAAAAGCGGTAGCATCACTGATGCAAGGGAAAATCATCGTAATGGTTGAAGGCTCGCCGCAGGTTATTCTAGCACCAAGTACGTTTTGGGAATTTCTTGATGCTCCAGATGACTACTACAGCAATTGGCTGTACAATACTTTTCTTAAAATAATCCGCTTATTGGCTATTTTAATTTCCGTATTCTTAACACCCTATTATGTCGCGATAACGACGTTTCACTATCCGTTAATTACGCCCGATCTTATAATGCCGTTGCTCGAACAGCGCACGAAAGTGCCGTTCTCGCCCATCATTGAAACGCTGATTATTTCAATAATTTTGGATTTGATCCGTGAAGCTGGTACTCGTCTACCTGTAAAGTTGGGTCAAACGATTGGCATCGTAGGCGGGATTGTCATTGGACAAGCAGCTGTGGAATCCAATCTTGCCAGCTACTTCCTAATCATTATGGCCGCCATTGCCGCCATTTCATCGTTTACCATTCCCGCGTATATCATGACCAACTCGGTTTTGGTCATTCGTTACGCGGTATTATTGCTGGCCGCTTTTGCCGGCTTGCTTGGCCTAACCATTGGTTTTGCCGTAATTGCGCTGCATGTTCTGCAAATACGCTCACTAGGTCATTACTTTGTTAAACCGCTATCTCCTATAAGCGTAGCTCAATTCATCAGAACAGTATTGCGGCTTCCAATGATCAAGTATAATCCTAAACCCACAAAGGATACCCATTAATGATGAGCCTCCAAGAAAATAATTCGAACAACCAATTAGACAATTCATCCTTGTTTTTCCTTACTGCCATTCTTGAATTGAGTACGGGTGCTATTCATTTACCTAAATTATTCGCTGAATCCGTGCAGAATGAGAGCTGGATCGTGTTAACAGCCTCTGCATGCCTTATCCAGTTATTTATCTTCCTCGGTCTCTCCACCGTGCGTCGAATGTCATGTAAAAACTGGTATGAGTTGGTGGAGTATTATTTGGGGAGGATAGGAGGCATTATATTCGCGCTCCTATTCTGTGTATGTTCTCTACTGATATCAGGAATTACCTTAAGAGATTATACCTATACGCTGCAACAATTCGTGTTCCCTAGAACCTCCACCCTCGTATTGGCTAGCCTTGTCCTCTTGCCTGTCATCATGCTGCTTTCAGGCGGAATTTCATTGATTAGCCGATTTGTTATTCTTGTATTTATGATAACCGTCACCATCTTAATTCCGTTATTCCTACCTTTACCTGCTATAAAGCCCGAGCAATTTCTCCCTATTCGTGTCCTGAGCGGAAACACTTATCTTCAAGCCCTGTTTCACGCTATGCAAAGCTATATCGGCATCGTAGTCCTTTTCTTTGTCTATCCGTATGCTTCCCCGCGCAGCGGATTATATCTAAAAATCACTTATGGGCATTGGTTTGCGTGTTTCATCCTAATTACCCTGAATTTCACCATTGTAGGAATTACTGGTTATGAATTTGCGCAACACATATTCTACCCTTCACTGCATGCCGCTCGTGTTTCACAATTTGCTTTTACGCAACGTTTCGAGTTCATCATCGTAACACTATGGTCGCTTGTTATCATTGTCATGATTTCAAGCTTTCTATGGCTGATTCAACTTGCGCTTCCCATGATGAACCTTAAGAAAAAGCAAAGCTTTGCCTGGTTACTTGTTGTATTGACACTGTGCATTGTCATGGTCTTGCCATCCGAGTACATAAAGTTCCAAACGTGGTATGAACATATAATAGCGGGAGGCACAGTATTCATTTTGCTCGCTATTCTGCTTTTTTGGCTGCTGTCCCGATTTAAAAAAACGGAGGAGATGGACAGATCATGAAGTATTTGATGTTACTTTCGCTGATTCTTCTAGCCGCCGGATGCGGTACAATGAAGGACAAAAAGATCTTAGATGATCAGGGGCTTGCGCTGATTCTGGCACTCGATCGTACTGACCAGGGAAAGCTTAGCGTCACGACAGTTATTCCGAATTTATCAAAGGATGCGAAAGAAAAAACGCAAATCTTTAATGTCGTCGTCCAAGGTGTACATGAAGCCTGGGAACAATTCCGCAAAAAAGCAGGTAAGTATATCATTCCCGGTCAAGTGAAACTCATCTTGTTTAGTAAAGAAAGCGCCAAACAAGGTTTGTCGCCAATGCTAGTGCCCTTATTTCGGGATCCTTCCATAAGTTCGACCGTATTTGTCGGTATAACAGATGGCCCGGCACAGCAAGTTGTTCAAGCCAAGTTAAAAGACAAGGGAATGATCGATGAATATTTGTTTGGATTGGTTAATAAAGAGGAACGCCCCGCTAAGGCTGGCGAAAGCCGATTTGGATATACGGTTAAAACGTTGTATACCTCAGGATTAGACAACACCTTACCGGTTCTCAAGCTGGAAAAGGACGAGATTACTGTTAAAGGCCTAGCGGTTATGCGGCATGGCCAATTAGCCGGAATCATTGACAAGACCTCTACCCCCTATTTTTACTTGCTCAAAGGCATTAGTTACAACGATATCCTTGTATTTGCCTTCAACCCCAAGAATAAGGAGAATATTGCCAGTCTATCTTTTACATCAAACCAAAGAGCGTTACAAATGACTCATTCGAATCCACATAAAATCGGAATGAAAATAAGTGTTCAAGGACAGCTCTTCGAACATGGAGGGTATGATGTCGAGAATCCAGAGCAGTATGACATGCTTAAACAGACCATAACCAAAGAAATAAAAATGAATTGTGAGAAGCTATTGAAACAATTACAAGCCATGAATGCGGATCCGATCGGGCTAGGTCCGTATTACAAGGCAAGATTGAACCCTAAAGAGTGGTCTGATGCCTGGTGGAGAACTACGTTTCCTGATTTAACTATTGATGTCAACGTTGAGTTGAAAACTCTTCAAACTGGTATTTCAAATTAATGGAGCAGGATGAGGCGCATATGGAGGATTGGATCTTTGTAAATATTTTGATGAAACGTTGGTTTTGGGTGCTAACGATTGCAGGTGTCACAGGGGTTTGCCTGTCCCTGTCTCATTGGGTAGCGAAGCGGCTTGAACGGCACCAAAATTAATCCCCCATCCCGCTTGTGGGAATCACCGAATAGGTCAGCCAATGACCTTGGTCTCCACCCATTTTGTCGTAAAAAGCTCGTGCGCGTAAGTTATCTGGGGCTGTTTCCCAGGTTAACTTGGCATAATGATGTCTAGCTGCATAACCTTTGCAAGCCGCAAAAAGTTTCGCCGCCGCTCCCTGCCCACGCTCCGATTCAATCACGAACAGGTCGTTCATCACGGCAATCTTAGCGGCACGCAGCGTACTGTAACTGAAATATAAGGTCGCGAATCCGACCAACGTCCCATCTTCCGTCTCAGCCACGAATTGAATGCCATCTTTCTGTTCGAGTAATACATGAATCAAAGCGTTCAGCTTCTCGTCCTCAGGCTGGCGGTACTGATAGAAATCCACGATGTAAGCGAGCATTAAATTTTTGAGCTGGGGAATATCAGATATTACGGCTTCACGAATCATCACTTGTGCCATCAGGGGTGTCCTCCTTATTCATTCATGGATATGGTATAACTAAATTGAAACGCAGCAATCGTCACTTCTTTGATATAGAAAGGTTGCCCATTCGATGCCACAACCTATAACTTTAACGCTCCCTTGGCGCGTCGTTCCGCTAACGGAACAACACGGCCGTGAACTCTGCACTTGGCGATACCCCGCGCCCTACGATCTCTACACCTGGCCCGACTGGGCACAGATGGTCCGAGATCAGTCGGAGTTCGCCGACCTCGAGCTGCGCGATGCGCAATATCGCGGTGTCATCGATGCCGACGGCACACTCACAGGATTCGTGCAGTTCTTCCCGATCGTCGGCGTCACCCGCCTCGGACTGGGGCTGCGCCCCGAGCTGTGCGGCAGCAGCGGCGGCCTTGGCTCTCGCTTCGTCCAGCTGCTCGTCGCCGAAGCGCAGCGCCAAGCACCGCATCAAGAGATCGACCTAGAGGTGCTCGTCTGGAACGAGCGAGCGATCCGCGCCTACCAACGTGCAGGCTTCGCCATCACGGATACGTACGAGAAGTGGACGCCGACGGGCACTGCGGAGTTCCACTGCATGGTATACACAGGGCTAAGCATCCTCCTATCGCGCTAGAGGGATGCCACTGCTACCCATGCCCCTCCCCCTGCTACCCCTCGACCTCCGAATATACTTGTTCAAACTTCGCGGCAGTCGCGAAATCCAGCTCGGTCAAGCCGCCAGCGACCCACGAGGTCAGGCGCAGCGTCACCACGCGATAATCAATGGCGATCATCGGGTGGTGGTTCATGGCTTCGGACACCTGCGCGACTTCTTTCACGAACGCAATCGCCTGGAGGAATGACGAAAATCGATACTTGCGCATGATCCACTTGCTGCCCTCTTCCTCCAAGCTCCATGTATTTAGTGCAGCAAGGCGTTCATCGACAACCGCTTTCTCC
This window encodes:
- a CDS encoding sulfurtransferase, which produces MENIVSQSWLLGQLGDANIVIADCRFALGKPDFGREQYEQDHIAGAVYVDLEKDLSGGKMAHGGRHPLPDLGAFSILVGSLGIDGTKTVVAYDDQGGAMASRLWWMLKFLGHSEVYVLDQGYTAWKAAGYPVSAEVPAVYPRTFSPKVHRSMLASMDEVKDKLGRPGTVLVDSREERRYLGLEEPIDAVAGHIPGARSYFWRGVLDENGAWLSAAKQEEHFAALREADEIIVYCGSGVTACPNVLGLSEAGYKNVKLYSGSWSDWISWEDNPIATGEE
- a CDS encoding 4a-hydroxytetrahydrobiopterin dehydratase codes for the protein MREKLEKAVVDERLAALNTWSLEEEGSKWIMRKYRFSSFLQAIAFVKEVAQVSEAMNHHPMIAIDYRVVTLRLTSWVAGGLTELDFATAAKFEQVYSEVEG
- a CDS encoding spore germination protein, giving the protein MQQWTNVGLGQGMEHDLKHIQSICLSSDFHVRKLNSFVACYVETLVSRKEIDEKLFELSSLNSGSIAGLQAVLRSFETSEVQDLDTCMVKLFDGWMILLFEQGYPLAINTYKVNERAITPSLIEGTLLGSQESFVESSNTNISILRKNVKSPHLKLERIQIGQQSQTTVSWLWMAGLVEPSTLSELENRLHKVDTDFINCLILSESLADQPYSIFPTYVSTIMPGKAVASLMQGKIIVMVEGSPQVILAPSTFWEFLDAPDDYYSNWLYNTFLKIIRLLAILISVFLTPYYVAITTFHYPLITPDLIMPLLEQRTKVPFSPIIETLIISIILDLIREAGTRLPVKLGQTIGIVGGIVIGQAAVESNLASYFLIIMAAIAAISSFTIPAYIMTNSVLVIRYAVLLLAAFAGLLGLTIGFAVIALHVLQIRSLGHYFVKPLSPISVAQFIRTVLRLPMIKYNPKPTKDTH
- a CDS encoding Ger(x)C family spore germination protein; protein product: MKYLMLLSLILLAAGCGTMKDKKILDDQGLALILALDRTDQGKLSVTTVIPNLSKDAKEKTQIFNVVVQGVHEAWEQFRKKAGKYIIPGQVKLILFSKESAKQGLSPMLVPLFRDPSISSTVFVGITDGPAQQVVQAKLKDKGMIDEYLFGLVNKEERPAKAGESRFGYTVKTLYTSGLDNTLPVLKLEKDEITVKGLAVMRHGQLAGIIDKTSTPYFYLLKGISYNDILVFAFNPKNKENIASLSFTSNQRALQMTHSNPHKIGMKISVQGQLFEHGGYDVENPEQYDMLKQTITKEIKMNCEKLLKQLQAMNADPIGLGPYYKARLNPKEWSDAWWRTTFPDLTIDVNVELKTLQTGISN
- a CDS encoding GerAB/ArcD/ProY family transporter; translation: MSLQENNSNNQLDNSSLFFLTAILELSTGAIHLPKLFAESVQNESWIVLTASACLIQLFIFLGLSTVRRMSCKNWYELVEYYLGRIGGIIFALLFCVCSLLISGITLRDYTYTLQQFVFPRTSTLVLASLVLLPVIMLLSGGISLISRFVILVFMITVTILIPLFLPLPAIKPEQFLPIRVLSGNTYLQALFHAMQSYIGIVVLFFVYPYASPRSGLYLKITYGHWFACFILITLNFTIVGITGYEFAQHIFYPSLHAARVSQFAFTQRFEFIIVTLWSLVIIVMISSFLWLIQLALPMMNLKKKQSFAWLLVVLTLCIVMVLPSEYIKFQTWYEHIIAGGTVFILLAILLFWLLSRFKKTEEMDRS
- a CDS encoding GNAT family N-acetyltransferase; this translates as MAQVMIREAVISDIPQLKNLMLAYIVDFYQYRQPEDEKLNALIHVLLEQKDGIQFVAETEDGTLVGFATLYFSYSTLRAAKIAVMNDLFVIESERGQGAAAKLFAACKGYAARHHYAKLTWETAPDNLRARAFYDKMGGDQGHWLTYSVIPTSGMGD
- a CDS encoding sensor histidine kinase, encoding MKKVSYIAFHSMVFVGAICFLMFVYGLLQLSQPSKPADLIAINSDQVSYQWSIETPAETQWRSSPEKPGSLAQQQRLWMKINVPDKSWKAPELVIYPSVPELTVHRAGATEVHAANRHAEDARFVIEWSSIPLGNEDLGHTVLFSVDRPGALPYAFEIGERASMVEYFFENDLKLIIGFMIMVFIGLVAIGLFMVYPKERLYLIFSLFAWSLSLLFLVRMNAKHLFYFSPELYYYLSLVGAIGWPLFSLLFLEKIVHPAYKLFIRRLWQGYALLCFIVVTIMTLRPDTYRLFEEGIMAMIVQLIWLSVVVVLILSIRRNPANMEYAFFLFGYTVNFLDLAYSIAFSYQNGGIASSSALALAFTAIMARRYWLMQKEIVALNTSLERKVHERTEELEQTHKRLVHSIRESSVVMSEMSALEERNRIAQQMHDVVGHTLTTSIVQLEAGKLFMNKDIVKAKQMIATAEELVRKGLDDIRGSVRMLKDEDWSERIAVLLRRVLHETEVLVDVDIIDQIEDGLNLIPLHKNLIYFALIEGLTNGIRHGKSKRFTVSLRQSHNGWTFLLASEGIPYEGQPYGFGLETMREKTLLLGGKMDFRANMPVKGAVLEIQMPIA
- a CDS encoding GNAT family N-acetyltransferase; translated protein: MVRDQSEFADLELRDAQYRGVIDADGTLTGFVQFFPIVGVTRLGLGLRPELCGSSGGLGSRFVQLLVAEAQRQAPHQEIDLEVLVWNERAIRAYQRAGFAITDTYEKWTPTGTAEFHCMVYTGLSILLSR
- a CDS encoding response regulator transcription factor → MTYKLMIVDDQRLLVDGLMTIINFQDDMEVVGTAENGVKALELIQNVRPDVVLMDVQMPVMNGVETTKRMMSLYPDTIILILSTFADADIIVECMAHGAKGFLLKDIRGERLVAMIRDAISGELVLPAAIATKLAERLHRLSSNLKDELDKERMKNRDFGFTEREEEIIRLLVKGWNNRQIAAALFISEGTTRNYISAIYNKLGTSDRAHALVLLKELMDEK